The window TTCGGCTTGGAGATAGAAGAGTGGTCGGTGGGTGCGATCGGCGACGGCTTCTGCTGTGAGCGTCTTGCCGGTGCCGGGAGGACCTGAGAGGAGAATGATGAGGCCTTGACCTTTGCCGACGATGACATCTTCCATTGGCGCTGGAGTGGCAGAGGCTGATGTTGTGGaagctgaggatgaggctgttggtgctgctgaggcGACGCGGTGAGGATTGTGGTTTTGAACAAAGGAGAGAACGAGGTCCTTTTGCTGATCATCATAGACAAGATGGGAGTAGGCCGTGTCGTTCCACACCATGGgctcgacatcttcaatgTAAAATTCCACTACAAGTTATGATGTTAGTGTTGGCTCGATCATTATCAGGTAGGGGGTCAACAGAGACTTACTCCATATCTTGTTCTTCAAGGCGTATCCGCCCAGCATCCCAGAAATAAAGCAAAGATCCTCTTCTCGCGACTCCATGTGCTGCTTGTTCTGCAAAAAGTCCCTTTCTCCCAGTCGGCGCACTGCAGTCCGCTTAGCCGAAGTCTCATTTAGAGAATCCGAGTCTGAATCCGAGCTCGAGCTAGAGTCCGAGTCCGAGTCAAAGAGACGCCAGCCCACTGTCGACTCGTCGTCTTTCTTGTCGTTTTCTCGCTTTCCTTTGGCCAAGTGATACTTGTTGTAGCCAACGGCGTCGAGGAGAATGCGGCCTTCGACATTGTGCTTCTCGATGCACTCTTTCCCGGTGTCGTGGAGAGCAATTCCGTTGTACAGGCGATATTGAAGGCCCTGAAGATCGAGGACTTTACGGCCACGGACTGTCAGGCGTTGCTTGACGCCTTCTGGATCTTGGTGAAACTCGAGCGGGTAATGTCCCAGCTCGAGAATGGGCTTGTTTCCCTCAAACTCTTCGATCAGGAGCAGGTGGTCCTGCCAGACGAATTTTTCGCCGTTGAATCTGAGAACCTTGGTCTTGATATGTAACGCATTGCCAGAGTTCTTGTTTACGTAGACTGTGCTGTCGACCTTGGCAAAGAATTCTGCGTTAATGCCAAAGCTGTACACGGTTGAACCTCTTGGGAAAAGCGTCCAGGCTGTCCTGAAGTCAACCAAGCGACTAGTCTGGATGTTTCGTCGCTTGACAATCATTTCGCGGAACATGTCATCCAAGACTTGGATGAATAGCTTCACGTAAGCCTTTAATGGATCAGATGATTCCGTCTTCTTGTACAGCTCCCTGATGTCGTCCTGACAGAACCAAAGGCTGCGGAAGGGCTCTTCAAAAGTAGCGGCCTCGTTGAcatcgagatgaagattctccttcttcacaaTTGGCGCCAACGCGGCCACCAGAGTAAGATTCTGGACTTCAATCTTGTGGTACTTGAGCGGGATTCGCCCCGAGATGCAAGGCTTGCGATGGTCTCTGGCCTTGTACACCTTGATTGCGACTCGGTCTTGGGCACGAGCTGCCGATTTGGACATTTGCTTGGGCGGATAATCCACCCATTCGTGAGGCGAGTACGAATCTGAAGTGTTTTTGTCGTAGAGCGTTTTGATGATTGGGCTTGAGCCAAAGTTTGCGTCTTTGTCGCTGTTGGCTGCGGCGCCAGTCTTGGAATCATCGCCCTCCAAGACGGCTGCGTCTTTGCCATCGCCGGCTTCTTTGGAGAAGGTTGCATCTTTGACGGGAAAGATTTTGCAGCGCCATTTCCAGGCAAAGTCGGAAATGGCTTCGCGGTCAATGTCTTTGATGTCGCGAAGGCGCATGGTGAGCAGTCTTGTTGAATGAATGGTCTTGGGATATGTATGTCCTCTTATGTGCTTGTGGCAAACGGGAAAAAGAGGATATTTATTCTTTCATTTATTAGGGCTTAAACATGCAGGCTATATAATTATTATGTCACCGTTGGACACAGCTTATCTgcatatgtatgtacatgtatgtatgctGGGCTTAATGTTTCTGCCTTGAAAACGCCTTGCGGCTGCCTGCGAGGCTTCATCCAACCAGATCGCAGGATGTGCTCTGGCCGGTGACTCAACTGCCATCCCTGCGCATGGGCAAAAATTGGTAGCTGATCAATGCCTTGCGGGTTCTGATAGACTGCTGCACAATTGTTTATATGTATGTTTGTTTGTGTATGTTCAATGTCACCTAGGACgtgagatgctggatggcTCATTCATTATGGTGATTGCCACTGAACTTGTAACAAATGAAGTTGTATTACATGTAACGATCTATTGTCTCACAATGAGGTCTATAAGAATGCATTCCCATCAGTAATCCATCACCAAATTCCCTAAACACCGGCAATGCAAACCTAAAATGAATGAACCCAAAAACCCAAAGACACCAAAGTGGCCAAAGACaacaccaaaacaccaaaaatCCCGAAGACACCAAAAATCCCAAAGACATCAATAACccccaaaacaccaaagcCAAATGCACAAAAGACGCCCAAGATGCCAAATCAGTACAGAGTCGAATCAACTGCCACCAAGTTGTCGCCCTCTGTTTACCACTGTTTCAGCTCGTCTGGCCTCTCTGGAACAACTCCACCATGAGCCTGAATATAGGCTTCGAGTGCCACCATGTGCCTGTGTAATACCTGCACTAGGTTGTCGGTATTGTGCGCATGCATTCGTGGCACTTCCCCACTGGCAGTGGAAGCCATGCATGTGCATCCAGAGGCAGCACAGTTTGAACATCCCTGAGGGTTGTCGTCGCACCTCAGTTTGTTTTTCCGGCACCGCGTGCAAGCCTTGCCGGACCGCTTATAACCTCGGGGTCCTGGGTTGTTCCTCTGCCTTGGCGCCtcggctggaggaggtgtAGCGGTCTGTGTAGGAGGTGACGGACCggtggaagaggtggaagaggtggaagaggtggaagaggtggtggcggtggaggCGGCTCCCTGTGTCATGGGAGGAGTGGGAATACCGTTCCTTTGTTGGAACGTATCAGGGGCGGGCATAGGAGCAAGTATGGCATCCTGTCCCATGTAAGTAGGGAAGTTGACATTCATTCCCATAAAGTCAGGAGTAAACGCCTCCTGAGGCGTAACGTTGGGGCTGGGCTCTTGGCCCAAAGGGGCGTGGGTAGCCCATGGTCCTTCCTGGAACCCAGTAGAGTTGGGCCCTTCGTTGAAATTGAAGGGACGACCCAATGGCACTTCCTGGGCCATAATACCGGAGTTGATATCCTCCGTAAAAGTAAATTGGGATTCCAATGGTACCTCCTGGAGCCCCGTGGTAAAGTTGGACTCTCCGTCCAAATAAAAGTAATCAGGGTCTCCCGCTGACTGGAACACGTAGTCGTCCATGTTAAAGTCTTGTCCGGGACCCATATTGTCGTCGATGTTGTAATTGTTTATGGGTGGTGAATATGACTTGGTTATGGATTGGTACGTTGAAAGGGGCTGAAGGGGATTCTAATATATAGAATGACAACAGCAAGGTAATATCTCTCCTTAATAAAAGATTGATAAagtatgtgtgtgtgtgtgtgtgtgagaaagagagagagagagctgtgTGAAGAGTGTGTCCTAGCAGCGTATTGAATGTGAGCGTTGTAGAAAGAGCGTTGGATAGGGAGTAAACATGGGCAGGACTGGGATTATATAGCAAATCGTAAACAAAACAACGTTTTGGAATCGAGATCgaaaatgaaaaggaaaaCTCAATATGCTTGTTTACTATGTGATCAGTGAACGTTGAATAGAGTGGCTTTTGGCTGGCCTCAGCGTCGTCATGGTATTCCAAAGTTAAAGGCACGATTCGGAGACCGTCTGTGGTTGATGCGTTAGATATGGATGAAAAGTAAATACAGAAAGTAAATACAGAAAGGGTAATTTGGTTTCAGAAAGCTTTACTTTTGGGCAGTTTTCCCTACCATTATCTCCACCGTACTGGCAACAATACGAAAATAGAGAGATATTGTATCTACGGCTACTGGCTAAAGACACCAAAAGACACAGAGGGAACTGCAATATATTACGATGGATGTGCAATAGAGATAATTCTACTCGTGGGCTTCTCACTATCAAATGCctattacatgtacttgctTCTGGAAGGGGGGGgatcgaggaggagaaaagttTCATTGGAGGGTGTATCGGCGGCCGGGGAGCTACGATCTGGCTGTGATACACTTTCAGAGTCACAGATATTAGCCTCTAGAAACCTCTAGAAGTGCAAGAAAAAGATCCCCTAGGCGTATCTCGATTCTTCCAAGTGCTGCGTAATGGGGGCTGTTGATGGGACAACGACTGGGTTTGAGGGTCAATCTCGATCTGCTAGAGATATAGCCACACAGGAAATCTCAAACTCACATTTCAATGTTTACATGGTATTTGTATAGATAAGAAACACGTAAACCTCGCCAAGCCTCTGCGAGATATGAACCATGATGGAACACCTCTCATTACGAGTACAAAAACGAGGGGACTTTACAAACATAGGCTATACGATTTCGAGCGTTTCAAGAAATATTCATGATGCCCATGTACACAAACATGGCTCAATTAATCTATTGCCATTATCTCCATTGTATAAACATTTCTTTGCATATCGAGGCAAATAACTTGGTGGTATGGATTTCCGACTTTTCCCGTTGTTATCAGTCTGGCGGCATTGGAACTACCCAAGTCGCCAGCCTACTAATTGAAAAAGTGCTTTTACAGTGCAGAAATATCGGCTCTAGTACTATCATTCGAGTGGCATACATTTGTGGGCGTAGTTTCGTACCTCCCATACTCGACAAGATCTGCTGTGCACGGCCACGTATCTCAACCTTACGAGATCGCACAACATACTCTAATGCTGGCTGACCAAACCTTCTTCATTATGCCTCACTCTCCATCTAAAATTAGTTCCATTGCTAGCGATCTAGATTTGCTGTTCTGCCGCAGGAGAGCATTTCGTGATACTCCAATGCAGTCAGTTTAGGATTGTTTTAATCTTGGCCGCCACCACCGCGTCCATTTGGGCGTCCTTGTGAATATctgcttgtcttgtttcgCCTCAATTATAATCACCTTTGTATAATTCATGTACGATGCTGATATTGGTACGCAATTGATGTATTGTAAGCGTTATTCTAGTACTTGAAAGCTGTATTTGCTGCCCGGCTTCGTCGTTCTGGCGGTTGCCGAGTTATTGTCGTTGAGAGCATGACTAATTTAGACACCGTTTTCTGTCTTTCCCCGGTTTCTCTTATCAAAGTTCAGCCCTATCCTAGCCAGCAGCACATTTATCTGTCTTTGCACCGACTTGATGAATACATGAGTAGGTACCTGGGAACTGTAAACTCATTTGAGTATTTCCCAGTTGGGAGTACCAGGTTGCCCTCTAGCCAATGAGAGAAAGGAGGGAATCTAGGGAAGTGGCGCTCCTCAAAGTTACTAGGTACTTGAGAGGAGCCTCTCATGGGTACTTATAAATTCTCTCGGAGGAGGGGCGTAATCATACGCCCCCTGATACGGCGACAAAGATTGGAAATCTCTATAGcaacagaagatggaggcttCTATAATGTTAAAGATTAGAGATTTCCACAGcaacagaagatggagatttcCATAGTGATAGGGGCTGGAAACTTACATGGTAACGGAAATTGGAGACTTTCGACTGTAGTAAAAGCTGGACATTTCTAGGATGTTCCATGAGCAGCATATATGTGACGTAGATGGGCAGAGAAGCTTGAGTATGAATCGGTTCTCATGCAATCTAATAGCCCTATTCATCACCTGACTGTTTCCTTCCATGAGATCGACGCGGTGATTGACGCTGGTATACCAAGCAAATTCCATGATATGGCTTTACATTGTGTATCGATGCCGTTTCCCACTATTCTACTTTGGTATCTCGTCATTTGAACTAGATTGAGGTTTTATGATAGGTTTACTTCCTTAATCTGTCCCTGGAGTATCTGCTTCTGTTACTAAAACCTGTTGCCATCACTCTATGTTCCTTTCTTCTAGTATATGCTACATCCTTTTAGTATATGTCACTATCAAACTTGGAGCGCTAAATGCCTTTATTTCTCTACATACACGACAATTTCTCTTCATTTGGTGACGTTTTTTGAACTCCATGCCTCTAATATTGGATGCTGTCTCTGTCAGCTGGCAGCAGCTggcacatcacatcacagTGTTAATACTCACTCAGAAAACATCCTCGCACGGAGAGCGATAAGAACTTCATCCCACCACGATAGCGCGGCACAGCTTCGACATCATCCCCCACCTCATCCTCGATCGCATTACATTTCTCGCCATGGCCGTCGAAACGATAGAGCTCGAGCATGTGCCGGCGTCGTACCGAGTCTACCTCGCCCTCTTCCGCAATGTGAAAAACGCCGCCTTTTtgcaccagcagctcctcgcgcGCAACGCCGAGTTCGAATATGCCTTTATCGACGCTTCGACGGTATGTTGGAACTGAATGCTGCTGTACATCTCGCTGCAGATCAGTCAAGAACTCAGAATGACTGAGCAAGGTGCTTTTTTAGCTCATTGCTGACTGTTTTGCCCTCGCAGATTGTCTCGCGCGTCCACCTCCTGTCGGCCGTCTTCAAGGCAGTCAACGGCTCAGTCACCGGAGCCCTTAAAACACCAAACGTCCATTCAGAAACAGTCGTATCACTAAGCTCCTCAAATAACGTGAGTCTCATACACCTCACCATCACAAATAGAAACTACACCAAAGATACTCTGCAGAGAACTAATCACTTGCGTTTCTAGATTGCCGACGCATATCGACGCTTCGGCGTTTCGCCCTCCACCACAgacctcttcgtcgtcaAGATTGTTTTCCCCACCGATATCAACCCCGAGCCTGCATCCGCAGAGGCCATTTCGAAGCACCTCACGGATAATGTTGAGGGAGATGCCGTGCCCGCTACAGACGACACCATCGAGACGATTACAGACGTTCGCGCAGTTCGCAAAAGCTATAAGCTCAACGGTCTGGCGTGGTTGGACGGTATCAAGGACGAGCTGGTGAAGCGCAAAGAGATTGAGAGGCTTGTTCTTGGGGGCATGGCTCTGCGGGGAGTAtgaaggaagaggatatTTGGATATGATGTGGCTAGAGGTCGTAAGCAACAGTTCGGCTTCATATGTGCATGTTGTCATGCTTAAGAAAAGTACAAAAGGAGGGAAGAAACAGAGGCACGTCAAAGACGCAAGATGCGTCAGGATTCATTTTGGGTGAACCAGTAAGTTGAATATTCTGTAAATTTCCAGTCTCTCTCGCCGGCTATTCACGTTCAATGCTAGATACTCTAATAACCGTTTCTATCAACAATTTCGCAAAAATAAACTTGCCAAACTCCAAACCGTGCAATGTCGCAGGTATCGAAAAAACCGGCCTTGGCCAGTTACTTGTTCACATCCACAGATGTAAACCCACACaattctctttctttcccttctcccttctACCCTTCTCCTCATTATCTTATTACTTCTTAATTTAGGCCATGCCGACCGCAGTCTTGCATCGCCTAACCAGCTCAGCCCACATGgcatctcttccatttctcgTTCGCTGAACGGCGTCCTTGTTCTCTTGAGCGCGGCGCAGGAGATACTTCATGCACTCTCCAGTGGTGCCCCAGACAAGATACTTGTAAACGGGCAGCGGCCGAGCGTTGGCATTGTCCTTTTGGGCTGACTGGCTGGCCTCGACAAGCTCGCAGCTCACCTCGTCCGCCATGCCCTGGAGCTGGGCGAATGCAATGTCCGACTTGGCGCCGCCAGCATCGCAAATGGCTCTGGCACGGCGAACAGATTCGACGTTGTGAGTTGCGAGGACGATGTGAGCGTTGGGAAACTCGCCCTGGCCCTGAACGGTAGCAGACCATTGTCTAGTCAAGACGCTGGCGGCGATGCTGTTGTAGCAGGCGTCTGTATCCTCCTTGGTGTCGTGGAAGCACTCTCGCGGATCCGAGCCGAGGTATGCGCCGCGCACCAGCTTGATGCCGAGGGTGAAGCCCTCTTTTTGCGCAGCGGCCAGGTGCCGTGATACCACGGCAGGGCAGTTCTTCTTGTATGCCTGGTATGTACCATAGATGGTGGCGGTGTCTGGAGAGTCGTTGTACTTGCGAGCGAATTGCATAGTCCAGTCGTCGATGCCGTCTTGCAGCATGTCCTGTTCGGCGTCGAAGAGGAGGCGCACCCCGCGGTCACGAGCGAGCTGGCAGATGGCGTCAATGGATTCACTGAGATGCTGAGAAGGCGGAAGTCCGTTCTTGAGCTGGTTGAGGGCTAGGCTGCCAGCACCGGTGAATCTAGATGATGATTAGCACATATTCTTCATTAAGAGACAAGTTACAGGGAGATCAAAACTTACTTGAGTGCAACAAAATCACCAGGATCGGCCAATCGAACCGTCTCCAAGGTACCATCTCTCCAAGGGTTGATCTCCCTCTCGATGTCGCGTGCCGATTCCTGGCCCAGATTGGCAATGGTCAACTCCTTGGCATCGGACTTTTCCAAGACAACTTCCTTGGCATAGCCCAGGATGACGCCAGTGAAGCCAATGTTCTTCAACCGGCCAACCGTTTGCCGCACCTCGACCGCATTCTCACCAGCGCAGAATTGGGCGTAAAAGGACTTTTTCAAGAAGAACCGCAGAAGGGGGTTTCTATCGGGGTTCAGGATAGGGGACTGGGCGTGAGCCAGCGCCACCATGATGCGCAGCGAGGGCGGCAGAAGaatgggagaagaggagaccACTGTCGTTGCCAGCGAGCGGAGAATCATGCTGAGCGGCAAGACTGAGAGCGGCGCTCTGTTTGCTTCCATGGTTGGCGGTGCTACAGGCGGCATGGATCCCGGTAGGTCAGCCACTGTCGACGTGCGCTTCTCGGAGGAGTGTATGCTGCGGCGCTGTTTCCGCGAGTTGAGGCTGACGGAGCTTTGTGTGGCGAGAAGCCGTGATGACgagcatgatgatgctgatgatgaagttcggagatgagagatgagtAAAGGCGAGGAAAGGGGAGTCCGGGAGCCGGGCAGGCGCATTGCCTGTCGACCTGGGACGGAAAGCATCTTTTGGCTGAGCAACGCAGAAAACAGACGAGGTTGATGCTGCGAGTGTAGGTACTATAGGtgaatgatgatggaattACAATGGATGGATTGAGTTCTGATGGAGTTGTATCAGATCTTGGTGAGATCAGACCGGATTTTGTGTAAGACGAGTAGCGCGACACAAGAGACGAGGTGGCGTTCACTAGGTATCTACCCGTGTGGCTTGTAAAAGCGATTGAAGCCGAGTATCAGATAAATGAGACGATACGTAAATCAAAAGTCGATGATGGGGAGGTTATCGTGCAAAGGGTCTATAGGTAGATATAGGGGAGGGAATGtgggaagatggcgaagagggtTTGGTCTTaggggggaagagaatgGGATTTATTAATGTTTCTATCAGGACAGGCACACAAAAGGGACGCTATCTAGGAGCCACCCGGCAGCTACGGAGGGCCGAAGAGAGGCGAGATCTAAAATGTTCAGGGACCACAAGAGATGGGAAGATGGGATGCGATTACGATTAGAGAATCAAACGCTCCGTTGCCGGTGCTGCCACCATTCGCAGAGTCCAGATTGCCCAGGAAGTACTACGTCCTACAAAATGTGTGGACATGTACAAGATAATGCATGGAAGCATGGTCATGGACCCAAGCGAACCGGGGGTGTGGCTCTTTGGCTGCTTCTCCGCAAAACTCCGTATCAGGCCGCTCGCtgcaagagaagagcagagaggGGCACAAGCTGGAATGTGTCCAGCCCATTGGAATCTGGAGATTTTGTTGGCTGCAAACTCTGGGCTGTTTGATTATACGCGAGCAACCCAATTGATAAGCTGGGCAGTGTACTTtttggagaaagagaggggCGATAATGGCATCACGTGGCGCCCCTCATTGGGGGATTTTTGGAGGTGCAGCCGAGAGTAGCCGCGGGCTAGGGATTTTGGAGCTAACTGTAGATTACGATGACACTAGGAAAATAATTGCCTGCACTGGGGTTGGCTCATAAGGTATTATCGCCAGTTTGTATATGGACGGACGGGAGGCGAGGAGGATGCCCTGGTCTGGGCAAATGACATTGAAAGACAAGTGGTTCGTTTAATTCAAGCagtttggtgttttggaaCCCCCACGCCGATGCTAAACCCCCGGCTTGCTTCGTCTTGTtgcatcccatccatctggGCTGGGTTCTACAGAGTACATACAGCTGAAAGCTCCGATACGGCGCTCTCGTCATGTGCATCATGAGGGCATGCAAGCCATTGTCAGGTGAACTCGCGTTGTATTATTGACTATGCATGAATCGAGGGCTGCGTCCAATCGCCAATTGCCGCCCTCTcgcccctcttcttcttcaatgatATCATGAGATGATGCCTCTGTGCTTTTTCTCATGCAGGCGAGAATAGCGCGCGTCATGTTAGTGCGCGAGAGAAGATGCGCCAGTGTATATACataggtactcgtacatacaagAGTGTGAaatctcctcttttcctcttgtctttcttcttcttccaatttGTTTCCATTCATCCATTCATCCATTCTGTAATAGCTCGCTCGCTGTACGTAGTCGTATTACATTGGAATAAGTGAGGCCCGACTGGAAGCGTTCGTCAAGCTGAGCTTACATGTGACCGTGGGGGAAACTTGGCCCGTCTGCCCGGAGCATGCGGCTCCGTCTTCTCCTGTCGTCTCTTGTTTGCTcatcttttccccctttccctcttTACTTGATCCGGGGCATTGGTATCACGTCAACGTCCAAGTGGTGCTTCGTGCTCCGTTGGTTGCCGATACGCCCAGAGGAAACGAAATGAGGCCATCTCCACTGCTGAATTGCAAACGAAAGCGGCTGCTTACGGCGCTGGGTTGCCTCTAGACTCTAGACGTCGTCGCCTTCTCGTGACCCAGCGCCAGAGCCAAACCGACGTCGGATCATCTCCACATACCCAATCGGTCTGCCGCGGGCTAAGCCCACCAGATCCTGGACACCTCCGTAGGCCAGGCCAAAGACCAGCCCGTACTTTGCGGTGCGCGCGGCGGTGGAAAGCGAGAATCGATCTGTAAGCCCAGTGCCGGCCGAAGATCGGCTTTCTGTTAGCTAATGGTTCCCACCGTCCTGATATTTTCTTGCCTGTTTGGGGGACTCTCGCCATCTTGATCCGACACTTGCCAGTAGGGGCGTggggaagcaaaagagagagtgaCAGGCACAAGCTCAAAGCCGGTGAAAGCCAGACCTGGCTAGCCTGGTTCCCTTCACCTTTTTTGGACAAAGGGcaa of the Trichoderma breve strain T069 chromosome 4, whole genome shotgun sequence genome contains:
- a CDS encoding ATPase family associated with various cellular activities (AAA) domain-containing protein, with product MRLRDIKDIDREAISDFAWKWRCKIFPVKDATFSKEAGDGKDAAVLEGDDSKTGAAANSDKDANFGSSPIIKTLYDKNTSDSYSPHEWVDYPPKQMSKSAARAQDRVAIKVYKARDHRKPCISGRIPLKYHKIEVQNLTLVAALAPIVKKENLHLDVNEAATFEEPFRSLWFCQDDIRELYKKTESSDPLKAYVKLFIQVLDDMFREMIVKRRNIQTSRLVDFRTAWTLFPRGSTVYSFGINAEFFAKVDSTVYVNKNSGNALHIKTKVLRFNGEKFVWQDHLLLIEEFEGNKPILELGHYPLEFHQDPEGVKQRLTVRGRKVLDLQGLQYRLYNGIALHDTGKECIEKHNVEGRILLDAVGYNKYHLAKGKRENDKKDDESTVGWRLFDSDSDSSSSSDSDSDSLNETSAKRTAVRRLGERDFLQNKQHMESREEDLCFISGMLGGYALKNKIWMEFYIEDVEPMVWNDTAYSHLVYDDQQKDLVLSFVQNHNPHRVASAAPTASSSASTTSASATPAPMEDVIVGKGQGLIILLSGPPGTGKTLTAEAVADRTHRPLFYLQAEDLGINAASLGANIKRVFEMATEWNAVILLDEADVFMAERNPNDIHRNELVSIFLRELEYFRGIIFLTTNLYHTIDAAFRSRVSLHLLFQSLNREARETVWRKFLQRLPEQKGVELPSNEDEDAVDIIEAKLNGREIKNAVRMVKSWCDHKGYLMTLERLESGIKVTSPHATKDGDIDKDLYE
- a CDS encoding fungal zn(2)-Cys(6) binuclear cluster domain-containing protein, encoding MGPGQDFNMDDYVFQSAGDPDYFYLDGESNFTTGLQEVPLESQFTFTEDINSGIMAQEVPLGRPFNFNEGPNSTGFQEGPWATHAPLGQEPSPNVTPQEAFTPDFMGMNVNFPTYMGQDAILAPMPAPDTFQQRNGIPTPPMTQGAASTATTSSTSSTSSTSSTGPSPPTQTATPPPAEAPRQRNNPGPRGYKRSGKACTRCRKNKLRCDDNPQGCSNCAASGCTCMASTASGEVPRMHAHNTDNLVQVLHRHMVALEAYIQAHGGVVPERPDELKQW
- a CDS encoding kinase binding protein, coding for MAVETIELEHVPASYRVYLALFRNVKNAAFLHQQLLARNAEFEYAFIDASTIVSRVHLLSAVFKAVNGSVTGALKTPNVHSETVVSLSSSNNIADAYRRFGVSPSTTDLFVVKIVFPTDINPEPASAEAISKHLTDNVEGDAVPATDDTIETITDVRAVRKSYKLNGLAWLDGIKDELVKRKEIERLVLGGMALRGV
- a CDS encoding proline dehydrogenase domain-containing protein; the protein is MEANRAPLSVLPLSMILRSLATTVVSSSPILLPPSLRIMVALAHAQSPILNPDRNPLLRFFLKKSFYAQFCAGENAVEVRQTVGRLKNIGFTGVILGYAKEVVLEKSDAKELTIANLGQESARDIEREINPWRDGTLETVRLADPGDFVALKFTGAGSLALNQLKNGLPPSQHLSESIDAICQLARDRGVRLLFDAEQDMLQDGIDDWTMQFARKYNDSPDTATIYGTYQAYKKNCPAVVSRHLAAAQKEGFTLGIKLVRGAYLGSDPRECFHDTKEDTDACYNSIAASVLTRQWSATVQGQGEFPNAHIVLATHNVESVRRARAICDAGGAKSDIAFAQLQGMADEVSCELVEASQSAQKDNANARPLPVYKYLVWGTTGECMKYLLRRAQENKDAVQRTRNGRDAMWAELVRRCKTAVGMA